In Phragmitibacter flavus, a single genomic region encodes these proteins:
- a CDS encoding DUF1592 domain-containing protein → MIRALQKIQHALLALCLTTTAAAESPRAVLPDKHRALIKENCITCHNADTRKGQFRIDDLPLTITDVQTAEKWQMVLNAMNSGDMPPDDEPQPASDAKTDFLDDLSSAMVAARRSLGDQNGVITLRRLNRREYRNTLRELLGVQINVSELPADIAAGGFDTAGINLFMSGNQFEQYQSLGREALTEAFTWHLNASEQRSLRHEAETFTPVIEKFVAHQIDGKARAQRWVEAVEKAIALPENATIVAQLRTQIKNPNDIAQLRREWEKIPGAPSPRSFGFDKKGENDADLANDSLRAGWLEYHQHYLQQPHVKTGAYLGPETRHPAELNLKSVNVLVPFSWPPGNYIVRVKAGVTKDAPADRRFLDFGINARQGPVLATREITGTIDDPQIVEFPLTMTRGNSDHDTRMLFFREKGSWDTNESGNRKRSEAVKRNGLGPDFVLWIDWIEVERLPNNTKPTPPAIAALNNIPLNDKSPAPATPELRSALERFTHEAFRGVTPPANYIDRLLTLYQTRRTAGDKPATALKETLSVVLASPMFLYLAEPSSEEKPRSLTGPELATRLAYFLWSAPPDTTLRELGKNGDLQNPATLAAQTERLLDDPRSEDFINAFTHQWLGMDRFDFFEPNRELYPRFDNGTRLAAQQEVYATLSHFVRHNENLSLLLKSDYAIINRVLANYYGLPGVKGHGFEKVALPPNSPRGGLLGMAAIAYMGGNGEHTSPVERGAWVLRKLLHDPPPPAPPNIPALTRLTGQVLTTKERLLAHQEDPQCASCHRRIDPIGYGLENFDAVGQWRTQDSYTASLPNGKPDPKSTKTWTIEAAATLHKGPAFNNYHELRNIIASRSDDFARGFSEALLSYALGRPTGFRDEPLIEQIVSHTQSKKFATREFIHAVVSSKAFNTK, encoded by the coding sequence GTGATCCGCGCCCTCCAAAAAATTCAACACGCCTTGCTCGCCCTGTGCCTCACCACCACAGCCGCTGCTGAATCCCCACGCGCCGTTTTGCCTGACAAACACCGCGCGCTTATTAAAGAAAACTGCATCACCTGCCACAACGCCGACACCCGCAAAGGCCAGTTCCGCATCGACGATCTCCCCCTCACCATCACCGACGTCCAAACCGCCGAAAAATGGCAGATGGTCCTGAATGCCATGAACTCAGGCGACATGCCCCCTGACGACGAACCCCAACCCGCCAGCGACGCCAAAACCGATTTCCTCGACGACCTCTCCAGCGCCATGGTGGCCGCCCGTCGCAGCCTCGGCGATCAAAACGGCGTCATCACCCTGCGTCGACTCAACCGCCGCGAATATCGCAACACTCTGCGCGAACTTCTCGGCGTCCAAATCAACGTCAGCGAACTCCCTGCCGACATCGCCGCAGGTGGATTCGACACCGCCGGCATCAACCTCTTCATGTCCGGAAACCAGTTCGAACAATACCAATCCCTCGGACGCGAAGCCCTCACCGAAGCCTTCACGTGGCACCTCAACGCCAGCGAACAACGCAGCCTCCGCCACGAAGCCGAAACGTTCACGCCCGTCATCGAAAAATTCGTCGCCCACCAGATCGACGGTAAAGCCCGCGCTCAACGTTGGGTTGAAGCCGTCGAAAAAGCCATCGCCCTCCCCGAAAACGCCACCATCGTCGCCCAACTCCGCACCCAAATCAAAAACCCCAACGACATCGCCCAGCTCCGCCGCGAATGGGAAAAAATCCCCGGTGCCCCATCCCCACGCTCCTTTGGCTTCGACAAAAAAGGCGAAAACGACGCCGACCTCGCCAACGACTCCCTCCGCGCTGGCTGGCTCGAATACCACCAGCACTACCTCCAGCAACCCCACGTAAAAACCGGTGCCTATCTCGGACCCGAAACCCGCCACCCCGCCGAACTCAACCTCAAATCCGTCAACGTCCTCGTTCCCTTCAGTTGGCCCCCTGGCAACTACATCGTCCGCGTCAAAGCCGGCGTCACCAAAGACGCCCCCGCCGACCGCCGCTTCCTCGACTTCGGCATCAACGCCCGCCAGGGCCCCGTGCTCGCCACCCGCGAAATCACCGGCACCATCGACGATCCCCAAATTGTTGAGTTCCCCCTCACCATGACCCGCGGCAACTCCGATCACGACACCCGCATGCTCTTCTTCCGCGAAAAAGGCAGTTGGGACACCAACGAATCCGGCAACCGCAAACGCAGCGAAGCCGTCAAACGCAACGGCCTCGGCCCCGACTTCGTCCTGTGGATCGACTGGATCGAAGTCGAACGCCTTCCCAACAACACCAAACCCACTCCGCCCGCCATCGCCGCCCTCAACAACATCCCCCTCAACGACAAATCTCCCGCCCCGGCCACGCCCGAGCTGCGCAGCGCCCTCGAACGCTTCACCCACGAGGCTTTCCGTGGCGTGACCCCACCCGCCAACTACATCGACCGACTCCTCACCCTCTATCAAACCCGCCGCACTGCCGGTGACAAACCCGCCACCGCCCTCAAAGAAACCCTCTCCGTTGTCCTCGCCTCGCCGATGTTCCTCTATCTTGCGGAACCCTCCTCCGAGGAAAAACCCCGTTCACTCACCGGACCCGAACTCGCCACCCGCCTCGCCTACTTCCTCTGGAGTGCCCCACCCGACACCACCCTTCGCGAACTCGGCAAAAACGGCGACCTGCAAAACCCCGCCACCCTCGCCGCCCAAACCGAACGCCTCCTCGACGACCCACGATCCGAAGACTTCATCAACGCCTTCACTCACCAATGGCTCGGCATGGACCGCTTCGACTTCTTCGAACCCAACCGCGAACTCTACCCCCGCTTCGACAACGGCACCCGTCTCGCCGCGCAACAGGAAGTCTACGCCACGCTCAGCCACTTCGTCCGTCACAACGAAAACCTCAGCCTCCTCCTCAAATCCGACTACGCCATCATCAACCGCGTCCTCGCCAACTACTACGGCCTCCCCGGCGTCAAAGGCCACGGTTTTGAAAAGGTTGCCCTGCCTCCCAACTCCCCACGCGGCGGACTCCTCGGCATGGCCGCCATCGCCTACATGGGCGGCAACGGCGAACACACCAGCCCCGTCGAACGCGGCGCCTGGGTCCTTCGCAAACTCCTCCACGATCCTCCACCACCCGCCCCACCCAACATCCCCGCCCTCACCCGCCTCACCGGCCAGGTCCTCACCACCAAGGAACGCCTCCTCGCCCACCAGGAAGACCCCCAATGCGCCAGCTGCCACCGCCGCATCGACCCCATCGGTTACGGACTCGAAAACTTCGACGCCGTCGGCCAATGGCGCACCCAGGACAGCTACACTGCCTCCCTTCCCAACGGCAAACCCGATCCCAAATCCACCAAAACCTGGACCATCGAAGCCGCCGCCACCCTCCACAAAGGCCCCGCCTTCAACAATTACCACGAACTCCGCAACATCATCGCCTCCCGCTCCGACGACTTCGCCCGCGGCTTCAGCGAAGCCCTCCTCAGCTACGCCCTCGGACGCCCCACTGGCTTCCGCGACGAACCCCTCATCGAACAAATCGTCAGCCACACCCAATCGAAAAAATTCGCCACCCGCGAGTTCATCCACGCCGTCGTCAGCAGCAAAGCCTTCAACACCAAGTAA
- a CDS encoding sigma-70 family RNA polymerase sigma factor, which yields MTNHPQPHPHEPSSPLPPDRQEEFVVLLNGAHALLLRYIMSLLGNRHDAEDVLQRTSLLMWRRFATFEPGTDFIAWATTVAFYETRNFQRSTGRSHLEFEDELLQTLATERESHLLQWHPRMEALEACIEKLDPQHRDLVDAIYLEGIEAATLAQQQGRAIQTIYNKLNFIRRALAECVQRRMTNTLPI from the coding sequence GTGACCAATCATCCGCAGCCACACCCGCACGAACCCTCTTCCCCGCTCCCGCCTGACCGGCAGGAAGAATTCGTCGTGCTGCTTAACGGAGCCCATGCACTGCTGCTGCGCTACATCATGTCCCTGCTCGGCAACCGTCACGATGCTGAGGACGTCCTCCAACGCACCAGCCTCCTCATGTGGCGTCGATTTGCCACCTTCGAACCGGGCACCGACTTCATCGCTTGGGCCACCACCGTTGCCTTCTACGAAACCCGCAACTTCCAACGCAGCACCGGGCGCTCCCACCTCGAATTCGAGGACGAACTCCTGCAAACCCTTGCCACCGAACGCGAATCCCACCTGCTCCAGTGGCATCCACGCATGGAAGCCCTCGAAGCCTGTATCGAAAAACTTGATCCTCAGCATCGCGATCTTGTCGATGCCATCTACCTGGAAGGCATTGAAGCCGCCACCCTCGCCCAACAACAGGGACGCGCCATCCAAACCATCTACAACAAACTCAACTTCATTCGTCGCGCCCTCGCCGAATGCGTGCAACGCCGCATGACCAACACCCTTCCCATATGA
- a CDS encoding ATP-binding protein, with amino-acid sequence MFDTNDELLRQIQLGEDSLLECKQILFRGGKVDGPRPEKIADEIAAMSNAAGGIIVLGVEDKTRDIVGIESAKLELTETWLREIMETRLEPPLQAYTLRRIELPDGTGALQPVFRLDLPRSLFVHRSPGGYKIRAGSSVREMAPEYLARLFQQRSQSRLLRFDEQVVPNAPMDALSADLWKKFATVRTTGTDYDTLSKLKLADRDSESAWHPTVSGLLMACHRPHDFLPSAFIQAVAYRGNEVAPSDHHAYQLDAKDIHGPLNEQIAEACRFVARNMKVAASKTLGRHDLPQYDLTAVFEAITNAVSHRDYAIYGQKVRLRMFEDRLELHSPGAIPNTMTLESLEFRQASRNENLTSLLAKCPVPELEGLNSDRTTIMDRRGEGVPLIFQLSERLSSKRPLYRLLDGDELQLIIYAASLGD; translated from the coding sequence ATGTTTGATACAAACGACGAACTCCTGCGCCAGATTCAGCTCGGAGAAGACAGTCTGCTTGAGTGTAAGCAGATTCTCTTTCGCGGCGGGAAAGTAGATGGCCCAAGGCCAGAAAAAATAGCGGACGAGATTGCTGCCATGAGCAATGCCGCCGGAGGAATCATTGTGCTCGGAGTCGAGGACAAGACTCGCGACATTGTTGGCATCGAGTCAGCCAAGCTGGAACTCACTGAAACTTGGCTGCGTGAAATCATGGAAACCCGGCTGGAGCCACCCCTCCAGGCCTACACCCTGCGCCGCATTGAGCTTCCGGATGGCACCGGAGCGTTGCAGCCCGTTTTCCGGCTGGACTTGCCGCGCAGTTTATTTGTTCATCGCTCGCCCGGCGGTTACAAAATACGGGCTGGTAGTTCTGTGCGCGAGATGGCACCCGAATACCTCGCACGCCTGTTCCAACAGCGCAGCCAGTCGCGTCTCCTGCGCTTTGATGAGCAAGTGGTGCCAAATGCACCGATGGATGCGCTGTCGGCTGACTTGTGGAAGAAGTTCGCCACGGTGCGCACAACGGGCACAGATTACGACACGCTATCCAAACTCAAGTTGGCGGACCGTGACTCAGAAAGTGCGTGGCACCCGACAGTATCCGGCTTGTTGATGGCCTGTCACAGACCACATGATTTCCTGCCCTCAGCATTCATTCAAGCTGTCGCTTATCGCGGCAACGAAGTCGCACCATCGGACCACCATGCCTACCAGTTAGATGCCAAAGACATTCACGGCCCTTTGAATGAGCAAATCGCGGAGGCCTGCCGTTTTGTGGCACGGAATATGAAGGTCGCTGCGAGCAAAACCCTTGGGCGGCATGATCTCCCACAATACGACCTCACCGCTGTATTCGAAGCCATCACGAACGCCGTCTCCCATAGAGACTATGCCATTTATGGCCAAAAGGTGCGCCTCCGTATGTTCGAAGATCGACTGGAACTGCATTCCCCGGGGGCCATCCCTAACACCATGACGCTCGAAAGTCTGGAGTTCCGTCAAGCGTCCCGAAACGAGAATCTCACCAGCCTGCTGGCCAAATGTCCGGTCCCCGAATTGGAAGGACTCAATTCAGACCGCACCACCATCATGGACAGACGTGGCGAAGGCGTCCCGCTCATCTTTCAGCTTTCCGAGCGTCTCTCCAGCAAGCGCCCCCTTTATCGTTTGCTGGATGGCGATGAACTCCAACTCATCATCTATGCTGCTAGCTTGGGAGACTAA
- a CDS encoding TrlF family AAA-like ATPase: MSTITPSTQPPAPSTQPAYPGRYVYPGAKWWKMDFHTHTPESDDYAGREQDAAVRASLKQQTPEDWLNYHMAAGLDAVVVTDHNTTGFIARLQTAYSTMDPNDVSFRPLVIFPGFELSVNGGLHLLAVFDPAKDLEDVSGVITACGYPPGARGRTDSGVCSKSMADCVRIIKEHGGLTIAAHIDEPCGLLWMDVPMDGRRYRNFRNQQGLSHSDALQQLATAGEVAANLLNFSPTVGQTLNLVLEAGLNALEVRDWSRLPESDIQRHPVLARLARVTGSDSHMPRDIGRNGFSMVHMTQPNLEGLRMAFADGSAIRSRGGDAVTGSWSIRPISSSDTTDWNVWPDHAVEKITIAQIKTAGRVTPLEMPLHPRLNVLVGGRGSGKSTFVHALRLATQRGRELPDYDRDTPVRESPAGDFWRWAQIPASRGQDGVILREASVIKVLYRSPAQAAELHWQASFLGQGARSSPPAVRVGELGSLPANEGGAYTPSRFPLSIYSQKQVLEMSRRPAGLMEIIDREQNVAALEEQLKQAIASYSATRAKIRELNATLANEAQDSASLKDILAELEKVQSDAVKDYQRRQAQARALFPNLKPDSPSLALAQELNEQADRLGLPDLPATLIQAADTVSVEAHALYQEAQRELDTVATQIRAQADAIQTVLTTLDQNLRSSAWFQACKDSKTAYDALLGTQTTTFDPARLTKLNQDRAQLETRLARHKGTKEEITRLQTSATEQLAAVHAARKAISTARESFVATHNANGTLLRLILAPMGAEASQVERTLREAMGVDGDKFSTSIEVSEEARTDSLLRVFQGAGAGEAGAAAVRQRILELIDSSENEQGFAALQNNLRSQLNTNPSRREAIETWLPEDHLKLEYRTAESTAWKSISQGSIGQQTAAVLSFLLSFGNEPLVLDQPEDDLDTRMIMSLIVEQVRTMKEHRQIIIVTHNPNIVVHGDADLVHAMVDNGGQVKRDEAASGGLQAKATRQFICDVMEGGTIAFRKRFDRMGREES; encoded by the coding sequence ATGAGCACGATCACCCCTAGCACCCAGCCGCCTGCCCCTAGCACCCAGCCTGCATACCCTGGCCGCTACGTCTACCCCGGTGCCAAATGGTGGAAAATGGATTTCCATACTCACACTCCAGAGTCCGATGACTATGCAGGTAGAGAACAAGATGCAGCAGTTCGGGCTTCACTCAAACAGCAGACGCCGGAAGATTGGCTTAATTATCATATGGCCGCTGGACTGGATGCGGTGGTTGTCACGGATCACAACACTACAGGATTCATCGCCCGTCTTCAGACAGCTTACTCTACTATGGATCCCAACGACGTTTCGTTCCGGCCTTTGGTCATCTTTCCGGGATTTGAACTCTCCGTAAATGGCGGCCTTCACCTGCTGGCCGTTTTTGATCCGGCAAAGGATCTGGAAGATGTAAGTGGTGTGATTACCGCTTGTGGCTACCCACCAGGAGCACGAGGACGCACCGACTCTGGCGTATGTTCCAAATCAATGGCTGACTGTGTGCGGATCATCAAAGAGCACGGCGGGCTTACCATCGCTGCGCATATCGACGAACCGTGCGGCCTGCTTTGGATGGACGTTCCGATGGATGGCCGACGGTATCGAAATTTCCGCAATCAGCAGGGCTTGTCTCATTCTGATGCCCTCCAACAATTGGCCACAGCAGGCGAGGTGGCGGCAAATTTGCTGAACTTTTCACCTACAGTGGGACAAACTTTGAATCTGGTGCTTGAAGCGGGTTTGAATGCTCTTGAGGTTCGAGACTGGTCGAGACTCCCCGAATCGGATATTCAGCGCCACCCGGTCCTTGCGCGCCTCGCCCGGGTTACCGGTTCAGACAGCCACATGCCCAGAGACATCGGGCGCAACGGATTCTCCATGGTTCACATGACCCAGCCGAACTTAGAGGGTCTGCGCATGGCCTTCGCGGACGGCTCCGCGATACGTTCAAGGGGTGGAGATGCCGTCACTGGGAGTTGGTCGATTCGTCCCATCTCCAGTAGCGACACCACTGATTGGAATGTCTGGCCAGACCATGCAGTAGAAAAGATCACCATCGCTCAAATCAAAACAGCTGGCCGAGTGACCCCGCTTGAGATGCCCCTACACCCCCGGCTGAATGTCCTGGTTGGAGGACGAGGCTCGGGAAAAAGCACCTTTGTTCACGCTCTACGCCTCGCCACGCAACGTGGACGGGAGTTACCAGACTACGATCGAGATACGCCGGTGCGGGAATCCCCGGCAGGGGACTTTTGGCGCTGGGCTCAGATTCCTGCATCGCGCGGCCAGGATGGGGTCATTCTCAGAGAGGCCAGCGTTATCAAAGTTCTCTACCGCTCCCCAGCCCAGGCGGCGGAACTGCACTGGCAGGCTTCCTTCCTGGGTCAGGGTGCCAGATCTTCCCCTCCTGCCGTTCGTGTAGGCGAATTGGGATCACTGCCGGCCAACGAGGGAGGAGCCTACACACCATCCCGATTTCCGCTCAGTATCTATAGCCAGAAACAAGTCCTAGAAATGAGCCGTCGTCCGGCTGGATTGATGGAAATCATCGACCGAGAGCAAAACGTCGCCGCTCTTGAAGAGCAATTGAAGCAAGCCATTGCTTCCTATTCCGCTACGAGGGCAAAAATCCGCGAACTCAATGCGACTTTGGCCAACGAAGCTCAGGATTCCGCCTCCCTGAAGGACATCCTGGCCGAGCTGGAAAAGGTTCAATCCGATGCCGTCAAAGACTACCAACGACGCCAAGCGCAAGCACGCGCGTTGTTTCCCAATCTCAAGCCTGATTCTCCATCTCTTGCCCTTGCTCAGGAACTCAACGAACAGGCAGACCGCCTTGGCCTTCCAGATCTCCCAGCGACGCTGATTCAAGCCGCAGACACTGTCTCAGTCGAGGCTCACGCCCTGTATCAAGAAGCACAAAGGGAGTTGGATACCGTCGCCACCCAGATCCGCGCCCAAGCCGACGCCATTCAAACTGTCCTTACCACATTGGATCAAAACCTACGCAGCAGTGCTTGGTTCCAGGCATGCAAGGATTCCAAGACCGCCTACGATGCTTTGCTGGGAACCCAGACAACGACCTTTGATCCGGCTAGATTGACGAAACTGAATCAGGACCGCGCACAATTGGAGACACGGCTGGCACGGCACAAGGGGACGAAGGAGGAAATCACGCGCCTCCAAACGTCTGCCACCGAACAATTGGCAGCCGTGCATGCCGCCAGGAAAGCCATCAGCACCGCCCGTGAGTCATTTGTCGCCACGCACAATGCCAATGGCACCCTACTTAGGCTGATACTAGCACCTATGGGCGCGGAAGCCTCCCAGGTGGAACGCACTCTGCGGGAAGCCATGGGCGTAGACGGTGATAAGTTCAGCACATCAATCGAAGTCTCGGAGGAAGCTAGGACAGATTCGTTGCTCCGAGTTTTTCAAGGCGCTGGTGCAGGCGAAGCAGGTGCTGCTGCTGTTCGTCAGCGCATTCTTGAATTGATCGATTCTTCAGAGAATGAACAAGGCTTTGCTGCTCTCCAAAATAACCTTAGAAGCCAGCTCAACACCAATCCATCACGCAGAGAAGCCATTGAAACATGGCTTCCCGAGGACCATTTGAAGCTTGAATATCGCACTGCTGAGTCAACCGCCTGGAAGTCCATCTCCCAAGGTTCAATCGGCCAGCAGACTGCAGCGGTTCTCTCCTTCCTGCTTTCCTTCGGCAATGAGCCTCTGGTCCTTGATCAGCCAGAGGACGACCTTGATACCCGGATGATCATGTCCCTCATCGTGGAGCAGGTTCGCACCATGAAAGAGCACCGCCAGATCATCATCGTCACTCACAACCCAAACATCGTTGTCCATGGAGACGCGGATCTGGTTCACGCTATGGTGGACAACGGGGGCCAGGTGAAACGGGATGAAGCTGCTTCAGGCGGTCTCCAAGCAAAAGCCACCCGCCAATTTATCTGTGATGTCATGGAGGGTGGCACCATTGCCTTCCGCAAACGTTTTGACCGAATGGGTAGAGAGGAATCATGA
- a CDS encoding NUDIX domain-containing protein, protein MLSPWITHSTRETYHNPWIRVREDQVTDPGGNPGIYGVVEFKNRAVGVVPIDDEGYTYLVGQYRYCHQSYEWEIPEGGSPEGEELIDTARRELIEETGIHADQFELILSDLQLSNSTTNEVAYLFTARGLHFKKAIPESTEQIEVKRVLLEDAIEMARNGTIRDGMSVIALLWLGSQP, encoded by the coding sequence ATGCTCTCCCCCTGGATCACCCACAGCACCCGCGAAACCTATCACAATCCGTGGATTCGTGTCCGTGAAGACCAGGTCACCGATCCCGGTGGCAATCCCGGCATCTACGGCGTGGTCGAATTCAAAAACCGCGCCGTCGGTGTCGTTCCCATTGACGACGAAGGTTACACCTACCTCGTTGGCCAATATCGTTATTGTCATCAAAGCTACGAATGGGAGATCCCCGAAGGTGGCAGTCCTGAAGGCGAAGAACTCATCGACACCGCCCGTCGCGAACTCATCGAAGAAACCGGCATCCACGCCGACCAGTTTGAATTGATCCTCTCCGACCTCCAGCTTTCCAATTCCACCACCAACGAAGTCGCCTATCTCTTCACCGCCCGCGGGCTCCATTTTAAGAAGGCCATCCCCGAAAGCACCGAGCAAATCGAAGTCAAACGCGTCCTTTTGGAAGACGCCATCGAGATGGCCCGCAACGGCACCATCCGCGACGGCATGTCCGTCATCGCCCTCCTATGGCTCGGCAGCCAGCCCTAA
- a CDS encoding ATP-dependent Clp protease proteolytic subunit: MAVAIPFAAFAETPTSPPPSESSATPAEGSIIGQNQDLGQGQIAALTTISPAAAPTVTTTSPSVTIETKVTPDSSNSDDPAVEKLGTETARLAAEKDKILAELALAQARLDAELAPGKQKAERLAAQLAELKAAQDLEDFQRKVLAEQTLGEFRVQLEKATLISTLAKAEVETEIAEIKRMENVIKKDTTRLAASMELEEKQADPRNYANNQPIYLENPLKDGNLVLSDRRIPLNGLIGMRTANDIVDRINYFNNRDRNLPIFIVIDDSPGGSVMAGYKILKAMQGSEAPVYTVVKSFAASMAACITTLAEKSFAYPNAVILHHQIASFSGGNLTQQQEWVREMEEWWKRLAGPVADKMGITREEFIKRMYAKSSSGDWNEFADEAQKLKWVDVVVEEIEETGTLRLPEDSGTEPSMRRLATSTASADPHAETTDAKGRPSMLLPRLNPFDCYWLYNPDGYYKLP; the protein is encoded by the coding sequence ATGGCAGTAGCGATCCCATTCGCTGCATTCGCCGAAACACCGACATCCCCTCCACCGTCGGAATCCAGTGCCACTCCTGCTGAGGGCAGCATCATTGGTCAAAATCAGGATCTGGGACAGGGTCAGATCGCGGCGTTGACCACCATCTCTCCGGCAGCCGCGCCGACCGTCACCACCACTTCGCCATCGGTCACCATCGAAACCAAGGTCACCCCCGATTCCTCCAACAGCGACGATCCCGCCGTTGAAAAACTGGGAACCGAAACCGCCCGGCTCGCCGCCGAAAAAGATAAAATCCTCGCCGAGCTCGCCCTTGCCCAGGCCCGTCTTGATGCCGAACTCGCCCCCGGCAAACAAAAAGCCGAACGTCTCGCCGCCCAGCTCGCCGAACTCAAGGCCGCCCAGGACCTCGAAGATTTCCAACGCAAAGTGCTGGCCGAACAGACTCTCGGCGAATTTCGCGTCCAACTTGAGAAGGCCACCCTCATCTCCACCTTGGCCAAAGCCGAGGTCGAGACTGAGATCGCCGAAATCAAACGGATGGAGAACGTCATCAAAAAAGACACCACCCGCCTTGCCGCCTCCATGGAGCTTGAAGAGAAGCAGGCCGACCCCCGCAACTACGCCAACAACCAGCCCATCTACCTCGAAAACCCCCTCAAGGATGGCAACCTTGTCCTCTCCGACCGCCGCATTCCCCTCAATGGTCTGATTGGCATGCGCACCGCCAACGACATCGTCGACCGCATCAACTACTTCAATAACCGCGACCGCAACCTGCCCATCTTCATCGTCATCGACGACTCCCCCGGCGGCTCCGTCATGGCCGGCTACAAGATATTGAAAGCCATGCAAGGCTCCGAGGCCCCCGTCTACACCGTCGTCAAATCTTTCGCCGCCAGCATGGCCGCCTGCATCACCACCCTCGCCGAAAAATCCTTCGCCTATCCCAACGCCGTCATCCTCCACCATCAAATCGCCTCCTTCAGCGGCGGCAACCTCACCCAGCAGCAGGAATGGGTGCGTGAAATGGAGGAATGGTGGAAACGTCTCGCCGGACCCGTCGCCGACAAAATGGGCATCACCCGTGAGGAGTTCATCAAACGCATGTATGCCAAATCCTCCAGCGGCGACTGGAACGAATTCGCCGACGAAGCCCAAAAACTCAAGTGGGTCGATGTCGTCGTCGAAGAGATCGAAGAAACCGGCACCCTCCGCCTCCCTGAAGATTCCGGCACCGAGCCCTCCATGCGCCGCCTGGCCACCAGCACCGCCTCTGCCGACCCCCACGCCGAGACCACCGACGCCAAAGGCCGCCCCAGCATGCTTCTCCCCCGCCTCAATCCCTTCGACTGCTACTGGCTCTACAACCCTGACGGCTACTACAAACTCCCTTAA
- the rpsP gene encoding 30S ribosomal protein S16: MVVIRLRREGTKNRPFYRIVAADQRFRRDGRFIEILGTYDPLTEKDSLKIDLEKADSWIQKGAQPTETVGSLIKKARKAAAAVA, translated from the coding sequence ATGGTTGTTATCAGACTCCGCCGCGAAGGCACGAAAAATCGCCCTTTCTACCGTATTGTTGCCGCCGACCAGCGGTTCCGCCGCGACGGTCGTTTTATTGAAATCTTGGGCACCTATGACCCATTGACCGAAAAGGATTCTTTGAAGATCGACCTTGAGAAGGCGGATTCCTGGATTCAAAAAGGTGCACAGCCGACGGAAACCGTGGGCAGCTTGATCAAAAAAGCTCGCAAAGCCGCAGCCGCTGTTGCCTGA
- a CDS encoding KH domain-containing protein — translation MNAPEALREFLMYVVANLIEHPKQASIAVGTTQSGAVSFRIQLAPDDVRRVVGRNGFTISAIRSLVNVAAHKHGVRVVLRVDGVSDEDEAEHMGEGGGEGQPQPSEARQPAEGSTEGQSEAKQMDTNSHE, via the coding sequence ATGAATGCGCCGGAAGCTTTGCGGGAATTTTTGATGTATGTGGTGGCGAATTTGATCGAGCACCCGAAACAGGCGTCGATTGCGGTGGGCACGACGCAGAGTGGGGCGGTGTCGTTTCGGATTCAGCTGGCACCGGATGATGTGCGCCGGGTGGTGGGGAGGAATGGATTTACCATCAGCGCGATCCGTTCATTGGTGAACGTGGCCGCGCACAAGCATGGGGTGCGCGTGGTGTTGCGTGTGGATGGGGTGAGTGATGAAGATGAGGCGGAGCATATGGGAGAGGGTGGTGGAGAGGGACAACCACAGCCGAGCGAAGCGAGACAGCCTGCCGAAGGCAGCACCGAAGGGCAGAGCGAAGCGAAGCAAATGGACACGAATTCACACGAATAG